TGGAATTGTATCATCTTTGTCTCCAACTCTGTTTGTAGCTTTCTTTGCCTATTCGTATCAAAAGAAGAAACATGCAGAATCTCATCAGCTTATATACATAAACTTGGACTGCTCAGTTGATAGGTAAAAACAAAAGTTACCTCTTTATCCCAGTTTGTGAATATAGTGACCAAGGAAAGACCCAACACTTGAACAGCTAGTGCCGTTACAATTCCAAGCCAAAGCCCCTATACAAAAAAATGACATAGCAACACAACTTTAATAGTTGCTATAAACAAGTATTGGCTAATATTCCAGAAGTGGTGTTTTCTTGGTAATTACCCGACCACCGATGTGGAAATGGAAACCAAGCACTAAACCTAACGGAACTCCAACAAGATAATACGATCCAAGATTTATGCACGCTCCAATTTTCTGCCATCCACATCCTCTGGCAACCCCTGCATTAAACCGGGATTAAccggaaaaataaatataagccAAACAAAGCCAGGAAACAAAACCAATCTTTTGTTATATTACAAAAACATGATTGTGTTGAGAGAGTGTGCAAGAACCTGAGAGAACGCATTGGAGACCATCTAGGAAGTTTCCACAGGCCACAATGGGTATCATGGATGCGGCATATGCAATGATTTTCGGGTCACTGCTAAAAGCTCGACCTAGAACCTTCCGAACCGACAGCAAAACAGTCACGACCACTATACCCTCGGCGACTGCTATACCTACAATGACGTATACAGCCAGCTTTGCCACTTGTGGGTTCCCTGCTCCTAACTCGTTCGAGACTCTTATACTGCAAGTCAAAGAACAAGAACCAAAGTTTGGTATAACAATACTCtttaaatgttttcttatatttattGTTACCGATGTACTTACCTTGCAGCACCGCCAAGACCAACTGAGACTTGCCAAATTGTTAGTGAAGtgtttaaactgaaaaattaaaagaacTTGTGTTAATCAATCTATAACAAAGAAGTAGGAACCATgagaaacaaacaagaaaataaccgaaacttttttttttggataccCCTGGGGTGTCCGGCTGGCCGAGACCCAACCGACTAATCCCCTGGGGTCTGACCAGTTAACCGAAACTTACCAGATTGAAAGAACAGAAGTTTCTAAAACCGGGTTAGGAAGAAGCCCTGAAGCTAGAACCAAAAGCTCAAAGGACCATAGCTCCAAACTGTTACAAAGACAGAACAGGTTAACTCCAGGCCAGATACACTAGACATGAACTTATGTTTCAACAGCTTACCAGACCATAACTGCTGAAGGAAAAGCAATCTTAGAAAAGTCATAAATCTCATGAAAAGCCTCTTTTGAAAACCCTTTCCAGCTATGCGAGCAAGAAGCCGAGAACTTGACGTAGCAAGATAAGAGAATGACATTAAACCAGTAAGAGATGGAAATCGCGAGAGCAGCTCCTCTGTATCCCAAACTCGTCTTCAAGACAAACAACCAACAAAGCAGCAAGTGAAGACCAGTGGTGATCCCAGAGCAGACAAACACAGGGAACACGTTGTTCTGCGCTTGCAAGAACCTGTTGATACACTGAAGAAGTCCGTACGCAAAGAGACTCGGGATCATGTACCTCGCGTACGAGCCAGCAACACTTGAAATGTCTTTGTTTTGGTGAACAAGCACGAGTATACGTTCCGTGTTAAACCAAATGACCGAGAGAGGAATAGAGAGTAGTAGAAGAACAAACATTGCTCTTTGCATCTGAATGCCTAGCTTCCCGTACAGTTTTGCTCCGTACGCTTGGCCACATAGTGTCTCCAAAGCACTAGCTGTTCCCAACTGTTCAGACACAACAGAGGAACATGACAATGAAGAAGCATGTACATTTGTAATAATCATGAGGGCTTTTTACCGAAattaacccacaacttgattttaacctcaaacctatacccaaacttgaatcaaatgcaaaactaacctaaaagtctagtgaaattacagctcagccctttgtgaccaaacaaaaaaacagaagccatttttacgaatatagccctagtaaatcgtctgagatgttggaagtcgtctagacgactgaagtgtaagtcgtctggtaccggtttattttaaaaataatttataaatcttgtaaaaaaatattttgatgcgtgaaaaataaaaatcaagtaattataaacagttttaagtgacataaattaagatatgataaaattgatttgttttgaagatagatgagtggaagtagtgaatcatgaaatactttggtttaggagtttgacaaacatatgttgtagtattgtatgtattgttagggttagattttggaaaactaaaatatttttttcaaaaattagttttcacgtatatgtgtttatttatgtgtataataaacacttttcaagtttgatttgattttacgaagtctttaattagataattaagtttaggggttatgtttagggtgtgaacgacttatatttcagtcgtctgttgaataatttattcggacgacgtatatttcagtcgtccacatcgtaccgaacatttaattttaccaatgtacgttttaacctaaccggatcattttactcggaagacttacatttcagtcgtctggtgaagaaattaaaacagacgacttacatgtaagtcgttcaaatattcccgcctaaaattttttttaaaaaattaatttcccgcttaaataatttaaaccagacgacttacttgtaagtcgtctggaaagtcttctattttagtttcccgctaaaaatatttaatttcccgctaaaaatattaaactcttctggacgacttatatgtAAGTCgcctgttttaatttcttcaccagacgactgaaatgtaagtcgtccaggaagtcgtctgagtcaaaaatatttaacctaattggattttttgtctccctatataaagaaaaatttacacattctctctcctcctctcaaatggcttcaacaaaaatgtaatgttcatcattctaaaactctccaacctctctttaatctctttgacttgaaaacaccaaactttatatgaatttttcagttttgtctcatgtatttcttactaatctatctcttttgcaggtttttaatcaaatggtactcatcttccactaatttaaaagtaaatctattaattttagatatttatttttgtgtgttctataaatatagatttatctaatcttccattcattttctctatttttaagtcatttgaacgtttttggatatgcaggtttttcagatctggaagacttcttggacgacttacctgttagtcgtctggaagtcgtctggacttcttggaagtcttctgacaaagtcgtctggacttccaggaagtcgtctggatttccaggaagtcgtctggatttccaggaagtcgtctggacgtcatggaagtcttctgacgaagtctccctttcataatagatctgagcgttttggtaagttcttatgtctgatttttcttcatttggtaacttcttgttgtataaagttcttacttttttccccaaactaaaactctccaaacccactctaatctctttgacttgaaaacaccaaactttatatgaattttccagttttgtctcatgtctttcttactaatctattttttttgcaggtttttaattagatggtactcatcttccactaatttaaaggtagatctattatttttagatatgtatttttgtgtgttctgtaaaggtagatttatctaatctttcactcattttttctgtttttaagccatttgaacgtttttggatatgcaggttttttagatctggatttaatatgcaggtttttcagatctggaagacttctgggacgacttacctgttagtcgtctggacttcttggaagtcttctgacaaagtcgtctggacttcctgtgaagtcgtctggacttcctgtaaagtcgtctggacttcctgtaaagtcgtctggaagtcgtctgaacttcctaaaagtcttctgacaaagtcgtctgaacttcctggaagtcgtctggacttcttagaagtcgtctggacttcttaaaagtcgtgtggtcttgtctactcaagtggaatccaagcttgtctttgtagaggaatgatctataatagttttgtttgtggtctgttctGTGAATTGcttgtctactcttttagttgtgattttttttttaaatcagtaataatgttttccaagatgtattaaatgtgctaacaatgtgtttacacatttacaaatcaatgaaataatagacttcagtagcctttttcttatctttggatctctcatatgcaataataaattccaatggcctttttctcatcttaataaacaagaatgttggtagctttatattgatacaacattttaagaagcattttaacccttcttccaagtcataacaatagtcatcattattgtctataacaataatagtTAAGAGattgaaacaaacaatagtaactagtcaaagcatatcatattttattataagtttgcgttgaaaaacttagtcaaatttagtaaaactaagggagagaacatattttgtaaatatgagttttacatatcttgaagttacttatcactcttaaaaatacaagttattcaaaaactaacgtagaagacttaaaaattagcggagaagacgcggaagacttcaatctaagttgtccagacgactaaactatacgtcgtctggtcaacgcaaaggttatttttgcaattgactttgaaatctgttatttcggacgactgaagattaagtcgtctactattgtttggctaaaaaaaaactccaaaaaagctagactacttacatttcagtcgtcataggttagttttgcatttgactggattatttcagaagtttgacttttctggacgacttacatttcagtcatctagtgaaaattaa
This Brassica napus cultivar Da-Ae chromosome C6, Da-Ae, whole genome shotgun sequence DNA region includes the following protein-coding sequences:
- the LOC106406575 gene encoding protein DETOXIFICATION 17, with translation MGSDGVTPPLLITEPNTTMMRVKGELKKQLWLSAPLIGVSLLQYSLQVISVMFVGHLGSLPLSAASIATSFASVTGFTFLLGTASALETLCGQAYGAKLYGKLGIQMQRAMFVLLLLSIPLSVIWFNTERILVLVHQNKDISSVAGSYARYMIPSLFAYGLLQCINRFLQAQNNVFPVFVCSGITTGLHLLLCWLFVLKTSLGYRGAALAISISYWFNVILLSCYVKFSASCSHSWKGFSKEAFHEIYDFSKIAFPSAVMVCLELWSFELLVLASGLLPNPVLETSVLSICLNTSLTIWQVSVGLGGAASIRVSNELGAGNPQVAKLAVYVIVGIAVAEGIVVVTVLLSVRKVLGRAFSSDPKIIAYAASMIPIVACGNFLDGLQCVLSGVARGCGWQKIGACINLGSYYLVGVPLGLVLGFHFHIGGRGLWLGIVTALAVQVLGLSLVTIFTNWDKEAKKATNRVGDKDDTIPR